One genomic segment of Vulpes vulpes isolate BD-2025 chromosome 2, VulVul3, whole genome shotgun sequence includes these proteins:
- the LOC112920912 gene encoding uncharacterized protein, which produces MSDFTSRRWAAAAVHPGAPRCPRAEAYAWLPSPLCVPSALGAAPSPLSRAESRTPVPEVALLLGPADRWTDGRMDRWASGQSCRGLCGRTMQPGRRGLSAEGRWAPRTGCKVRPRNPPQCALGASVVGAAAFTQCPWGPSGPLAPSLGVALSVRLQKLSASRTIEDTFGSLVQALCWDCPFPCVSAPGEAASTARRPCPLPPPPPPAVPAVPTCPIFPSPLPPPPCCGAVRSCGLRNADTTGHSPPCAAKQAAASPGPSLLWGPSRCQRLCEPGTQRPRGQGQGLRMRTGANMHPPSGRGTGQPHGLPQPPASPCLPLRAPPPQGLSRAHHRLLKEGIGSSLHSMRNHVQLVLCAWIACAGPRGKGTMKQAAGRV; this is translated from the exons ATGTCTGACTTCACTTCCAG GCGGTGGGCGGCAGCGGCCGTGCATCCCGGTGCCCCCCGATGCCCGAGGGCGGAGGCCTACGCCTGGCTGCCCTCTCCACTCTGTGTGCCCTCTGCCCTCGGCGCCGCTCCCAGCCCGTTGTCCCGCGCGGAGTCCCGCACACCCGTCCCTGAAGTCGCGCTGCTACTTGGCCCAGCGGACagatggacggacggacggatggaCCGCTGGGCGAGCGGCCAGAGCTGCCGGGGCCTGTGCGGCAGGACGATGCAGCCCGGCCGCCGCGGCCTCTCGGCGGAGGGACGCTGGGCTCCCCGCACTGGGTGCAAAGTACGACCCCGCAACCCGCCCCAGTGTGCCCTCGGTGCTTCAGTGGTTGGTGCTGCTGCTTTCACACAGTGTCCCTGGGGCCCAAGCGGTCCCCTGGCACCGTCACTCGGGGTGGCACTGAGCGTGCGTCTGCAGAAGCTCAGCGCTTCCAGGACTATTGAGGACACTTTCGGGTCCCTTGTGCAGGCCTTGTGCTGGgactgccccttcccctgtgtctctgcgccaGGAGAAGCAGCCAGCACAGCCCGCcgcccctgtcccctgccccccccccccccccccgccgtcccTGCCGTCCCCACATGCCCAATATTCCCgtcccccctcccaccacccccctgcTGCGGAGCGGTGCGCAGCTGCGGGCTCAGGAACGCAGACACCACGGGGCACAGCCCACCGTGCGCAGCAAAGCAGGCTGCTGCCAGCCCCGGGCCCAGCCTCCTGTGGGGTCCCAGCCGCTGCCAGCGTCTGTGTGAGCCTGGGACCCAGAGGCCacgggggcagggccagggcctgcGGATGCGCACAGGTGCCAACATGCACCCCCCCAGCGGCCggggcacagggcagccccacgGCCTCCCGCAGCCTCCCGcgagcccctgcctccccctacgcgcgcccccaccccagggcctctcACGGGCTCATCACCGTCTCCTAAAGGAGGGTATTGGCTCCTCACTGCACAGCATGAGGAACCACGTCCAGCTTGTGCTCTGCGCTTGGATTGCGTGTGCTGGACCCAGAGGGAAGGGGACCATGAAACAGGCCGCAGGAAGGGTGTGA